The following are encoded together in the Pedobacter sp. D749 genome:
- a CDS encoding TonB-dependent receptor, which yields MRKSNNLCFLLFFILITFSFNALSQSQFKISGNVIDSLKKPIEGVNIRLITDQDTLRSNSDAKGNFTFAKVTRNKFYLSVTALGYKPYTSLYEIESSKKKADLDPIMLKMESIRLDDVEVKVKVDPIKIKKDTIEYNAGAYTIRENDKVEDLLKQLQGIEVDDKGAVTAMGKKMTKLRVNGEDFFTSNVEDYIRQLPADIIAKLQVIDDYGDEANFTGIKTGTPQKMLNLVTKPGMDKGVFGGMSVNSATNNAHNLGTNGSIWKKTKQIGFGGRYGITNNEFAKLNNGALKGNIRDKISKEFSVNGSYDFSNGTSKSIQSNYLETFNPQGTINDLRESANNSKSLTNNINLGLNGATKKNYFNASLAGSLADTRNDAFSTSNKTGYIKQDLISNSGSRNSNPDLNGSINWSRRLANNKRSLSMGFNFGSSAGNSNSTINDIIRYYNETTNVLVKDSLLNRLVDNNTANSNFGGNIQFSNSLKRANDTSGYSFINFSYRFSVSRSRNLQTTTVTNPLGNRFVVDSLGQDYVSNFINQNFSIGYNTNSNRISYNFGLNFSPSIIIGKYQNTGQELKNYQLNFSPSANLSYQIKDNGNLSFGYNGYTSSPDFNKLQPIRNNNDVQNLIIGNPDLKATTSHTADFSYNKFGLKSGLSIMAGLSGSFAINSVVSNTVFLRDTLNSLKQQTTYENVNGIYNIGTNYSINKRMLDNKLSLSINGNIAYSHNVFYTDNVLNRSSGINVSNGFKFNLNQKKYAFNTSASYSFSSNTYSVMNQNIKNVQVVALSGSASWIPNKRFRVNASASKSLNFGYSLYAGNPLLVNMGLNTSFLKGNNLLFSVQANDLFNQGALFSTSITNNSISENRTRFISRFIQATLSYNLSQFGGKKGRFNSNINAEE from the coding sequence ATGAGAAAAAGCAATAATTTATGCTTTTTATTATTTTTTATACTGATCACATTTTCCTTTAACGCTCTCTCTCAGTCTCAGTTTAAAATAAGTGGTAATGTAATCGATTCTTTAAAGAAGCCTATCGAAGGCGTAAATATCCGATTGATTACTGATCAGGATACCCTTCGCTCAAATTCTGATGCGAAGGGAAACTTTACATTTGCAAAAGTAACCCGAAATAAGTTCTATCTTTCCGTTACTGCATTAGGCTACAAACCTTATACATCACTCTACGAAATCGAATCTTCCAAAAAAAAAGCTGATCTGGATCCGATTATGCTCAAAATGGAAAGTATCCGCCTTGATGATGTGGAGGTTAAAGTAAAAGTAGACCCTATCAAAATTAAAAAAGATACTATAGAATACAATGCAGGAGCCTATACCATTAGGGAAAACGATAAGGTTGAAGATCTTTTAAAGCAGTTACAGGGCATCGAGGTTGATGATAAAGGCGCTGTTACGGCGATGGGGAAAAAAATGACCAAGCTGCGGGTTAACGGCGAAGATTTTTTTACCAGCAATGTAGAAGATTACATCAGGCAGTTACCGGCAGATATCATTGCCAAGCTACAGGTGATTGATGATTATGGTGATGAAGCGAATTTTACCGGGATTAAAACCGGTACTCCTCAAAAAATGCTGAACCTGGTTACCAAGCCTGGTATGGATAAGGGCGTTTTTGGGGGAATGAGTGTGAATTCTGCTACCAATAATGCGCATAACCTGGGAACCAACGGCAGTATCTGGAAAAAAACAAAACAGATTGGTTTTGGCGGTCGCTACGGCATTACCAATAATGAGTTTGCCAAATTGAATAATGGAGCCTTAAAAGGTAATATCAGAGATAAAATATCGAAAGAATTTAGTGTTAATGGCAGTTATGATTTCAGTAACGGAACCAGTAAATCTATTCAGAGTAATTACCTTGAGACATTTAATCCGCAGGGAACCATCAACGACTTAAGGGAAAGTGCCAATAATTCCAAATCGCTGACCAATAACATTAACCTGGGTTTAAATGGTGCTACAAAAAAGAATTATTTCAATGCTTCCCTGGCTGGCTCTTTGGCCGATACCAGGAACGATGCTTTTTCTACCTCTAATAAAACAGGTTATATCAAGCAGGACCTTATTTCCAATTCAGGTTCCCGCAATAGCAATCCAGATCTTAACGGAAGCATCAACTGGTCGCGGCGTTTGGCTAATAACAAGCGTTCGCTTTCTATGGGTTTCAATTTTGGCAGCAGTGCCGGAAATAGCAACAGTACCATTAATGATATCATCCGTTATTACAACGAAACGACCAATGTACTGGTTAAAGATTCATTATTGAACCGTTTGGTGGATAACAATACTGCAAATTCGAACTTCGGCGGAAATATCCAGTTTTCAAACTCCTTAAAAAGGGCAAATGATACCAGTGGATATAGTTTTATCAACTTTTCCTACCGCTTTTCAGTAAGCAGAAGCCGCAATCTGCAAACTACTACGGTGACCAATCCTTTAGGAAATCGATTTGTGGTCGATTCCTTGGGACAGGATTACGTATCCAATTTTATTAACCAGAACTTCAGCATCGGTTACAATACCAACAGCAACAGGATCAGCTATAATTTTGGGCTGAATTTTTCGCCGAGTATCATTATTGGAAAGTACCAGAATACAGGGCAGGAACTTAAAAACTATCAGTTAAATTTTTCTCCTTCGGCCAATTTAAGCTATCAGATTAAAGATAACGGAAACCTGAGTTTTGGTTACAATGGCTATACCAGCTCACCTGATTTTAATAAACTGCAACCTATAAGGAATAATAATGATGTGCAGAACCTGATTATCGGTAACCCGGATCTTAAAGCAACAACGAGTCATACGGCTGATTTTAGCTATAATAAATTTGGGCTTAAATCGGGCTTGAGCATTATGGCAGGTTTATCAGGTAGCTTTGCTATCAATAGTGTGGTGAGCAATACGGTTTTTCTTCGGGATACGCTAAACAGCTTGAAACAACAAACCACTTATGAGAATGTGAATGGCATTTATAATATCGGCACTAATTACTCCATAAACAAAAGGATGCTGGATAATAAACTTTCCCTATCCATAAACGGGAATATTGCCTACAGCCACAATGTTTTTTACACCGATAATGTACTGAACCGCAGTAGTGGCATCAATGTTTCTAATGGTTTTAAATTTAACCTCAACCAGAAAAAATATGCTTTCAATACGAGTGCATCTTATAGTTTCAGTTCCAATACCTATTCGGTAATGAACCAGAACATCAAAAATGTGCAGGTTGTGGCCTTGAGTGGAAGTGCAAGCTGGATCCCAAATAAACGCTTTAGGGTAAATGCATCGGCTTCAAAAAGTTTAAATTTTGGATATAGTTTATATGCCGGAAATCCTTTATTGGTAAATATGGGATTGAATACTTCTTTCCTGAAAGGGAATAATTTACTTTTCTCTGTCCAGGCGAACGATTTGTTTAATCAGGGTGCACTATTCAGCACAAGCATTACCAACAATTCTATTTCTGAGAACAGAACAAGGTTTATCAGCCGTTTTATACAGGCAACATTAAGTTATAACCTTAGCCAGTTCGGGGGTAAAAAAGGCAGATTTAACAGTAACATTAATGCTGAAGAATAA
- a CDS encoding DUF1456 family protein, which produces MSNNDILKKLRVALSLKTEDIITICDLVGFKVTKAELGDIFRNEDHENFKPCGDQILRNFLNGLVIYKRGPRDEKKQ; this is translated from the coding sequence ATGAGCAATAACGATATATTAAAAAAACTTAGAGTAGCCTTATCACTTAAAACAGAAGATATTATTACCATCTGCGATTTGGTGGGTTTTAAAGTGACAAAGGCAGAGCTGGGTGATATTTTCAGAAACGAAGACCACGAGAATTTTAAACCTTGCGGCGATCAGATTCTGCGCAATTTTTTAAATGGTCTTGTAATTTATAAAAGAGGTCCGAGGGATGAGAAAAAGCAATAA